The Oryzias melastigma strain HK-1 linkage group LG3, ASM292280v2, whole genome shotgun sequence genome contains a region encoding:
- the ipo7 gene encoding importin-7, with translation MDPESLVEALRGTMDPNLREAAERQLNEGHSQVNFVSTLLRITMSEQLDLPVRQAGVIYLKNMITQHWSDGDGSATETSVNNIPEEDRIFIRDNIVEAIIHSPERIRVQLTTCIHHMIKHDYPGKWTTIVDKIGFYLQSDNSAGWLGILLCLYQLVKNYEYKKPEERQPLVAAMHIFMPMLKDRFIQLLPDHSSDSVLIQKQIFKILYALFQYNLPLELINRQNLTEWMEILKTVVDRDVPPDTMQIDEDERPELPWWKCKKWALHILARLFERYGSPGNTTKEYTEFADLFLKEYAVGAQQVLLKVLYQYKEKQYVAPRVLQQTLNYINQGIAHAMTWKNLKPHIHGIVQDVVFPLMCYTDSDEELWQEDPYEYIRMKFDVFEDFISPTTAAQTLLFTACNKRKEVLQKTMGFCYQILTDPTSDPRKKDGALHMIGSLAEILLKKKIYKDQMEFMLQNHVFPLFRSELGYMRARACWVLHYFCEVKFKSDQNLQTALELTRLCLINDNEMPVKVEAAIALQVLISNQEKAKEYITPFIRPVMQALLHIVRETENDDLTNVIQKMICEYSEEVTPIAVEMTQHLAMTFNQVIQTGPDEEGGDDKAVTAMGILNTIDTLLSVVEDHKEITQQLEGICLQVIGTVLQQHVLEFYEEILSLAHSLTCQQVSPQMWQLLPLVYEVFQQDGFDYFTDMMPLLHNYVTVDTDTLLSDTKYLEILYSMCKKVLTGDPGEDPECHAAKLLEVIILQCKGRGIDQVVPLFVATALERLTREVKTSELRTMCLQVAIAALYYSPPLLLNTLENLRFPNNTEPITNHFITQWLKDVDCFLGLHDRKMCILGLCALIDLEHRPQAVGQVANQILPAAILLFNGLKRAYACRAEHENDDDDEDEDGEDEDDAAELGSDEDDIDEEGQEYLEMLAKQAGEDGDDDDWEEDDAEETALEGYTTAIDDEDNLVDEYQIFKAVLQSIQTRDPAWYQALTLSLEEEQGKQLHDIGTLADQRRAAHESKMIEKHGGYKFTAPVVPSTFNFGGSAPGMN, from the exons GGTCACTCTCAGGTAAACTTTGTGTCCACTCTGCTGCGTATCACCATGTCTGAACAACTGGATTTGCCTGTCCGGCAAGCAG GTGTGATTTACCTTAAGAACATGATAACCCAACATTGGAGTGATGGAGACGGTTCAGCCACAGAGACTTCTGTCAATAACATCCCAGAAGAGGACAGGATATTCATTCGAGACAACATAGTGGAGGCCATCATCCATTCCCCAGAGCGCATCAG AGTCCAGTTGACGACGTGTATCCACCACATGATCAAACACGACTATCCCGGCAAATGGACAACCATCGTGGACAAAATCGGCTTCTACCTACAGTCAGACAACAGTGCAGGGTGGTTGGGCATCCTGCTCTGCCTTTACCAGCTTGTCAAAAACTATGA ATACAAGAAACCAGAAGAACGTCAGCCTCTTGTGGCCGCCATGCACATCTTCATGCCCATGCTAAAGGATCGCTTCATCCAGCTGCTTCCAGACCACTCCAGCGACTCTGTCCTCATTCAGAAACAGATCTTCAAAATCCTCTACGCCCTCTTCCAG TACAACCTGCCCCTGGAGCTCATTAACAGACAGAACCTGACGGAGTGGATGGAGATCCTCAAGACAGTAGTAGACCGGGATGTACCACCA gATACAATGCAGATTGATGAAGATGAGCGGCCAGAGCTGCCATGGTGGAAATGCAAAAAGTGGGCTCTTCACATCTTGGCCCGACTGTTTGAGAG ATATGGAAGTCCAGGCAACACAACCAAAGAGTATACAGAGTTTGCTGATCTTTTCCTGAAGGAATATGCAGTTGGTGCACAGCAG gtgCTGCTGAAAGTCTTATATCAGTACAAAGAAAAGCAGTATGTGGCTCCCAGAGTACTCCAGCAGACACTGAACTACATCAACCAGGGAATAGCACATGCTATGACGTGGAAAAACCTCAAACCACACATCCAT ggtATTGTTCAGGATGTGGTTTTCCCCCTCATGTGTTACACAGATTCCGATGAGGAGCTGTGGCAGGAGGATCCATACGAGTACATTCGGATGAAGTTTG ATGTATTTGAGGACTTCATCTCCCCAACAACAGCTGCTCAGACACTGCTTTTTACTGCCTGCAACAAGAGAAAAGAA GTGCTGCAGAAGACTATGGGCTTCTGTTACCAAATTCTTACAGATCCCACCTCTGACCCGAGGAAAAAGGATGGAGCCCTCCACATGATCGGGTCCTTGGCTGAAATTCTGCTGAAG AAAAAGATCTATAAAGACCAGATGGAGTTCATGCTGCAGAATCATGTCTTCCCCCTATTCCGCAGTGAGCTGGGCTACATGAGGGCAAGG GCATGCTGGGTACTGCATTATTTCTGTGAGGTGAAGTTTAAAAGCGACCAGAATCTGCAGACCGCTCTTGAACTCACCCGTCTTTGTCTCATCAACGACAACGAAATGCCAGTTAAAGTGGAGGCCGCCATTGCCCTCCAAGTTCTCATCAGCAACCAGGAGAAAG CCAAAGAATACATCACCCCCTTCATTCGGCCAGTGATGCAGGCCCTCCTACACATCGTCAGGGAGACGGAGAATGATGACCTCACCAATGTCATACAAAAGATGATCTGCGAATACAGCGAGGAGGTCACTCCGATTGCAGTGGAGATGACGCAGCATTTG GCAATGACGTTCAACCAGGTGATTCAGACGGGGCCCGACGAGGAGGGCGGCGATGACAAAGCTGTGACGGCTATGGGGATCCTCAACACCATCGACACATTGCTGAGTGTGGTGGAGGACCACAAAGAG ATCACTCAGCAACTGGAGGGCATCTGTCTGCAGGTGATCGGCACCGTGCTGCAGCAACACGTTCTGG aattttatgAGGAGATCCTGTCGCTGGCTCACAGCCTGACCTGCCAGCAGGTGTCGCCACAGATGTGGCAACTTCTTCCGCTTGTGTATGAAGTCTTCCAGCAGGACGGGTTTGATTACTTCACAG ACATGATGCCTCTACTTCACAACTACGTCACAGTTGACACAGACACGCTCCTATCGGACACCAAATACCTGGAGATTCTTTATAGCATGTGCAAAAAG GTCCTGACGGGTGACCCCGGTGAGGACCCAGAATGCCATGCAGCAAAGCTGTTGGAGGTAATCATTCTCCAGTGCAAAGGTCGCGGCATCGATCAG GTCGTGCCCTTGTTTGTGGCCACGGCTTTGGAGCGTTTGACACGGGAGGTGAAGACCAGCGAGCTGAGGACAATGTGCCTGCAAGTGGCCATCGCTGCGTTATATTACAGCCCGCCTCTCCTCCTCAACACCTTGGAGAACCTGCGCTTTCCCAACAATACAGAGCCCATCACTAACCACTTCATTACCCAGTGGCTAAAGGATGTCGACTGCTTCCTTGG CCTCCACGACAGGAAGATGTGCATTCTGGGACTTTGTGCTCTCATCGACCTTGAGCACAGACCTCAGGCTGTCGGCCAGGTCGCCAACCAGATCCTCCCTGCTGCCATCCTACTTTTCAACGGCCTCAAGAGGGCGTACGCCTGTCGAGCAGAGCACGAGAACGACGACGACGATGAAGACGAAGATGGGGAGGATGAGGACGATGCAG CTGAACTGGGCAGCGACGAAGATGACATCGACGAGGAAGGTCAGGAGTACCTGGAGATGCTCGCCAAGCAGGCGGGGGAGGATGGAGATGACGATGACTGGGAGGAAGACGATGCAGAGGAGACGGCACTCGAGGGATACACTACAGCAATAGACGATGAAGATAATTTAGTGGACGAATATCAGATCTTTAAAGCTGTTCTACAGA GCATCCAAACCCGCGACCCAGCCTGGTATCAAGCACTAACGCTGAgcctggaggaggagcagggcAAACAGCTTCATGACATCGGCACACTTGCAGACCAGAGGCGGGCAGCACATG AGTCCAAGATGATTGAGAAACACGGCGGATACAAGTTCACAGCGCCAGTGGTGCCATCTACGTTCAACTTTGGAGGCTCGGCTCCAGGGATGAATTGA
- the swap70a gene encoding switch-associated protein 70 → MWLREDLLKSIWHAFTALDVDHRGKVSKSQLKVLSYNLCTVMKIPHDPVTFEEHFKDDGKGPLSSDGYMPYLNRFILDKVQEDFDVTEFHRMCWTLCYKKKMHSPHLSISESDAFKVWCIFNFLSEDKYPLTIIIEEIQYFLRKLTEAMGIGWDAEKFDEYKSKLTSKSCLSAWDTINLVGMTYFCMEVNPQTLSMGINHVFTELILDVLKQGYMVKKGHKRKNWSERWFVLRPTALSYYESEDLLEKKGEIVLDQSCCVEALHDKDGKKCLFIIKCADKSFEIRAPDKKKRQEWIQAVQSCIQLCRMGLSSPHREARLRRREARQRQHAEEEELAERMKELQAANERKQRELEDMRMKMEEAAAKAAQEELQRKKTELDLQDRYRLDLEREKMVRQQMEEQMAQKSSELEQYLQRVRELEDMYHLLEEALEDERQAKQDEEAMRKLQSRLLEEEAAKRAELEQLHLLQQKELFQTEAEKKELIAEQQAKERDLEAAAEQLQRLEKERQDVLEQYEEMSKKLERASTKTKTWKDKVAKHEGLVRLIQPGHKEPQRMTNWGPASFTDAELEMRKKFWQQRKAQEAQTQ, encoded by the exons ATGTGGCTCCGAGAGGATCTCCTCAAGTCCATCTGGCACGCCTTCACAGCCCTGGACGTGGATCATCGAGGGAAAGTGTCCAAGTCTCAGCTAAAG GTGCTGTCTTACAACCTCTGCACGGTGATGAAGATCCCCCATGACCCTGTGACCTTTGAGGAGCATTTCAAAGACGACGGCAAAGGGCCTCTGTCCAGTGACGGCTACATGCCGTACCTGAACAGGTTCATTCTGGACAAG GTGCAGGAGGATTTCGATGTAACTGAGTTCCACCGGATGTGCTGGACGTTatgttacaagaaaaaaatgcactcCCCGCATCTGTCCATTTCTGAAAGTGATGCTTTTAAAGTGTGGTGCATTTTCAATTTCCTGTCTGAAGACAAATATCCACTAACCATCATCATTGAAGAG ATCCAGTATTTCCTGCGAAAGCTAACAGAGGCGATGGGGATTGGGTGGGATGCTGAGAAGTTTGATGAGTACAAATCAAAGCTCACTTCAAAGAGCTGCCTGAGCGCCTGGGACACCATCAACCTGGTGGGGATGACGTACTTCTGCATGGAGGTGAACCCGCAGACTCTCTCCATGGGTATCAACCATGTCTTCACTGAACTCATACTGGACGTGCTCAAGCAG ggctaCATGGTGAAGAAAGGCCACAAAAGGAAGAACTGGTCGGAGCGCTGGTTTGTGCTTCGACCCACCGCACTGTCTTATTATGAATCTGAGGATCTGCTGGAGAAGAAAGGAGAAATTGTTCTGGACCAGAGCTGCTGTGTGGAG GCTCTGCATGACAAAGACGGgaagaaatgtctttttatcaTCAAGTGTGCTGACAAAAGCTTTGAAATCCGTGCGCCGGATAAGAAGAAGAGGCAGGAGTGGATTCAAG CTGTGCAGTCGTGCATCCAGCTGTGCAGGATGGGGCTGTCGTCTCCTCACCGCGAGGCCCGGCTGAGGCGCCGGGAGGCGCGGCAGAGACAGCACGCCGAAGAGGAGGAGCTGGCAGAGAGGATGAAGGAGCTCCAGGCAGCCAATGAACGCAAACAGAGAGAACTGGAGGACATGAGGATG AAAATGGAGGAGGCTGCAGCCAAAGCAGCACAAGAGGAACTCCAGAGGAAGAAGACGGAGTTGGACCTGCAGGATCGCTACAGGCTGGACCTGGAAAGAGAGAAAATG GTGCGCCAGCAGATGGAGGAGCAGATGGCTCAGAAGTCCAGCGAGCTGGAGCAGTATCTGCAGCGCGTCCGAGAGCTGGAGGACATGTACCACCTGCTGGAGGAGGCCTTAGAGGACGAGAGGCAGGCCAAGCAGGATGAAGAGGCCATGAGAAAGCTCCAGTCCAG gctgctggaggaggaggcagcGAAGCGGGCAGAGCTGGAGCAGCtccacctgctgcagcagaaggagCTGTTTCAGACAGAGGCGGAGAAGAAGGAGCTGATTGCTGAGCAGCAAGCTAAGGAGAGAGACCTGGAGGCGGCCgcagagcagctgcagagacTGGAGAAGGAGCGGCAAGACGTGCTGGAGCAGTATGAG GAGATGTCGAAGAAGCTTGAGCGAGCATCTACCAAGACAAAGACGTGGAAAGACAAGGTGGCAAAGCACGAGGGTCTGGTGCGCCTCATCCAGCCAG GCCACAAAGAACCTCAGAGGATGACTAACTGGGGTCCAGCGTCGTTCACCGACGCCGAGCTGGAGATGAGGAAGAAGTTCTGGCAGCAGCGTAAGGCGCAGGAAGCTCAGACTCAGTGA